In the Limanda limanda chromosome 1, fLimLim1.1, whole genome shotgun sequence genome, one interval contains:
- the LOC132998559 gene encoding microsomal glutathione S-transferase 1-like, whose protein sequence is MADLMENEVFRAFTTYAAIVIVKMMLMGPLTGYFRFSRGAFSNEEDVGRKSAEEKKKQLRTHPDVERVRRCHLNDLENIVPFVVIGLLWALTAPELSCALLHFRIFAGARIFHTVAYVCALPQPSRGLSWMLGMLVTFSMAFKVLSTVLFL, encoded by the exons ATGGCTGATCTAATGGAAAATGAGGTATTTAGGGCTTTCACCACCTATGCTGCCATTGTCATTGTGAAGATGATGCTGATGGGGCCCTTGACTGGATACTTCCGCTTCTCCAGAGGG GCTTTCTCTAATGAGGAAGATGTTGGCAGAAAgtctgcagaggagaagaagaagcagctgagaACCCATCCCGACGTGGAGCGTGTTCGAAG GTGTCACCTGAACGACCTGGAGAACATCGTTCCCTTCGTGGTGATCGGCCTCCTCTGGGCCCTGACCGCTCCTGAGCTTTCATGTGCTCTGCTTCACTTCCGCATCTTTGCCGGAGCACGGATCTTCCACACCGTGGCCTACGTCTGTGCTCTGCCTCAGCCCAGCAGGGGTCTGTCCTGGATGCTGGGCATGCTGGTCACCTTCTCCATGGCTTTCAAGGTGCTCAGCACAGTTCTCTTCCTGTAG